The following proteins come from a genomic window of Nostoc sp. KVJ3:
- a CDS encoding ISLre2 family transposase, protein MEKNIYATLDLSKSLSDFSLEVIKSLELTNINEWNGQIFKQREEKIREVALILAGQCIAILLYNLSQSQLANQTAIIQTRNCEDGKTQRHGYRKWQILTVGNVLVTLKLPYMVRKKSKAKTKSKIYNQGCCPFLKWLGLSEGLTPAVWTTIAQYGAIASSFEASHTILISWGINISLKRIERLTYKFGQIGIDLRQAKISNLQQGKLLDGNILKDQRVVIAVDGGRSRIRINKKGRKNPKTNKHGFIGEWVEPKLVTIYVVDEQGKKVKTKDIPIINDGTYEDYKGFLPILEMHLISLGISQAKQVLLIADGAGWIWKHIPPLLKKLKSPNATYQLFDFYHVTERLHKFADVAFNDDKERNNWFKKARRTLKKSNAMTIIRQMDEFIFEATGERCKTMVVQRNYLLRAYRERRLNYAKILDQKLPIGSGAIESLIRQVVNLRIKGNSKFWLKENAEIILHLRCQWIAGSWDNFCGSIFNSFIKSQTA, encoded by the coding sequence ATGGAAAAAAATATATATGCAACGTTAGATTTAAGTAAATCATTATCAGATTTTTCTTTGGAAGTTATAAAATCTTTAGAATTGACGAATATCAATGAATGGAATGGGCAAATTTTTAAACAGAGAGAAGAAAAGATTAGAGAAGTTGCACTTATTTTAGCTGGTCAATGTATTGCCATCTTGTTGTATAATCTTTCCCAATCTCAGTTAGCTAATCAAACTGCGATTATTCAAACAAGAAATTGTGAGGATGGCAAGACGCAAAGACACGGTTATAGAAAATGGCAGATATTAACAGTTGGGAATGTTTTAGTTACTCTAAAACTACCATATATGGTAAGAAAAAAGTCAAAAGCAAAGACCAAAAGTAAAATTTACAATCAAGGATGTTGTCCCTTTTTAAAATGGTTGGGTTTGTCAGAAGGTTTGACCCCTGCTGTTTGGACAACTATAGCTCAATATGGCGCGATTGCTAGTTCCTTTGAAGCTTCACATACAATTCTCATCAGTTGGGGAATTAATATTAGTTTAAAACGGATTGAGCGATTAACATATAAATTTGGCCAAATTGGCATTGATTTACGTCAAGCTAAAATATCTAACTTGCAGCAAGGTAAATTACTTGATGGAAATATACTTAAAGACCAGAGAGTTGTAATTGCTGTAGATGGTGGCAGGAGTAGAATTAGGATTAATAAAAAAGGTAGAAAAAATCCCAAAACAAACAAGCATGGCTTTATAGGAGAATGGGTTGAGCCAAAATTAGTAACAATTTATGTGGTTGATGAACAGGGAAAAAAAGTAAAAACTAAGGACATCCCTATTATCAACGATGGTACGTATGAAGATTATAAGGGATTTTTACCAATATTAGAAATGCATCTGATTAGTTTAGGAATTAGTCAAGCAAAACAAGTTTTATTAATTGCTGACGGTGCTGGATGGATTTGGAAACATATCCCTCCCCTTTTAAAGAAATTGAAATCTCCCAATGCCACTTATCAATTATTTGATTTTTACCATGTTACTGAGCGACTACATAAATTTGCTGATGTAGCTTTTAATGATGATAAAGAGCGGAATAATTGGTTTAAAAAAGCACGGAGAACTTTAAAAAAAAGTAATGCAATGACCATAATTAGGCAGATGGATGAATTTATCTTTGAAGCTACGGGAGAACGTTGTAAAACGATGGTAGTACAGAGAAATTATCTTTTACGTGCTTATCGTGAAAGGCGTTTAAATTACGCTAAGATACTAGACCAAAAACTACCAATAGGTAGTGGGGCAATTGAGAGTTTAATCCGTCAAGTTGTCAACTTAAGAATCAAGGGTAACAGTAAATTTTGGTTGAAAGAAAATGCAGAAATTATCTTACATCTGCGTTGTCAATGGATAGCTGGAAGTTGGGATAATTTTTGTGGTTCTATCTTTAATTCCTTTATCAAATCCCAAACTGCTTGA
- a CDS encoding calcium-binding protein: MAIDISKLTFTTGADIVPHRGTTVEIINTGMVNTLSGNDQLTGTGNLVGIFNKGGIIKTCAGSDTITGNGKGINSIGIFNDYGSIITGAGNDQITGIGTGTGNGGEGISNNKGTINTGAGNDTITGNGGDGIDNRGIIDTGTGNDLISGTGNGNTGGGVFGGSGIENTGIIKTGAGNDIISGIATNQEYNPLGIYNKIGGIIDTGTGDDLIYGSVSNVHTGIFNEGTINTGAGNDTIAGHGGFMGIYNTGIIDTGTGDDLINGTNGYDGIDNSGVINTGAGNDTITGAANVGIYNEGTINTAAGDDVIYGAGGGSDSVGIDNKYGGVIDTGAGNDTITGSINGTYANVGNVLSGISNRGNINTGDGNDIITGTGIETNSEYNPVGIYNEGTINSGDGNDTITGTATINTGGGSVFGGVFNSGIIETGVGNDIVDALTGGFEGNGIILLGDGADVLKGFGNGFFDGGNGNKDKLLFGTGSYIVSATTNFQGFYTVNNGTTDMFVKNFEFIGSASNPAAAFCFSSVIGETFMV, from the coding sequence ATGGCTATAGATATCTCCAAGCTAACATTTACCACTGGTGCTGACATAGTTCCTCATAGAGGAACTACTGTAGAAATAATAAATACTGGTATGGTCAATACGCTTTCGGGCAACGACCAGCTAACTGGCACTGGCAACTTAGTAGGTATCTTCAACAAAGGTGGCATTATCAAAACCTGCGCTGGCAGCGACACTATCACTGGCAATGGTAAAGGCATTAACAGTATCGGCATCTTCAATGACTATGGCAGCATCATTACTGGTGCTGGCAACGACCAGATCACTGGTATTGGCACTGGTACTGGCAATGGTGGCGAGGGCATTTCTAACAACAAAGGCACTATTAATACTGGTGCTGGTAACGACACAATTACTGGTAATGGTGGCGATGGCATTGACAATAGGGGCATCATTGATACTGGCACTGGCAATGACTTGATCTCTGGCACTGGCAATGGCAATACCGGTGGGGGTGTCTTCGGTGGCTCCGGCATTGAAAACACTGGTATCATCAAAACTGGTGCTGGTAATGATATAATCAGTGGTATAGCAACTAACCAAGAATACAACCCCCTTGGTATCTACAATAAAATCGGGGGCATCATTGATACTGGTACTGGTGATGACTTGATCTATGGCTCTGTCAGCAATGTACACACTGGCATCTTCAACGAAGGCACTATCAATACCGGTGCTGGCAACGACACAATCGCCGGACATGGTGGCTTCATGGGCATCTACAACACGGGCATCATCGATACTGGCACTGGTGATGACTTGATCAATGGAACTAACGGCTACGACGGCATTGATAACAGTGGCGTTATCAATACTGGTGCTGGCAATGACACAATCACTGGCGCTGCCAACGTCGGCATCTACAATGAAGGCACTATTAATACTGCCGCTGGCGATGACGTGATCTATGGCGCTGGAGGTGGTAGTGATAGTGTTGGTATTGATAATAAGTATGGAGGCGTTATTGATACTGGTGCTGGTAACGACACAATCACTGGGAGTATTAATGGGACGTATGCTAACGTCGGTAACGTCTTGAGTGGCATCTCCAACAGAGGGAATATCAATACTGGCGATGGTAACGACATAATCACTGGCACTGGTATTGAAACTAACAGCGAGTACAACCCCGTCGGTATCTACAACGAAGGTACTATCAATAGTGGTGATGGCAACGACACAATCACTGGCACTGCCACTATCAATACTGGCGGCGGTAGTGTTTTCGGTGGTGTCTTCAATAGCGGCATTATCGAGACTGGAGTTGGGAACGACATAGTTGATGCTCTCACTGGTGGCTTCGAGGGCAATGGCATTATCCTTCTCGGAGATGGCGCAGATGTCCTCAAAGGATTTGGGAACGGATTTTTTGATGGTGGCAATGGCAATAAAGATAAACTGCTTTTTGGCACTGGAAGCTATATAGTCTCAGCTACCACAAATTTCCAGGGCTTTTATACAGTTAACAATGGAACGACAGATATGTTCGTAAAGAATTTCGAGTTTATTGGTAGTGCCAGTAATCCTGCTGCCGCTTTTTGTTTCTCTAGTGTTATTGGCGAAACTTTTATGGTGTAG
- a CDS encoding rhodanese-like domain-containing protein has protein sequence MISKKLIQTILLGFAMCFCLLLGVGQDPTIAATLTEAESISQERMQTLLEPHNLESGVDRFLTSIPAGYYTIASVEELKSLLKKSQPMLVDVREVSEYRSGHIPNAINIPLRTLSHNLNQIPRTRPVVLYCSSGYRSAMGVMTLHLLGYENVQGFPPSFAGWKNAKEAIASR, from the coding sequence ATGATATCTAAGAAACTAATTCAGACCATATTGCTGGGATTTGCTATGTGTTTTTGCCTATTGCTTGGTGTTGGGCAAGACCCGACTATAGCAGCAACTCTCACGGAAGCTGAATCGATATCTCAAGAAAGGATGCAAACCCTGCTTGAACCCCACAATCTGGAATCGGGAGTCGATCGCTTTCTCACATCGATTCCAGCAGGCTATTACACGATCGCCAGTGTCGAAGAGTTGAAAAGCCTGTTAAAGAAGTCTCAACCTATGTTAGTAGATGTGCGAGAAGTCTCTGAGTATCGGTCTGGACATATACCTAACGCAATTAACATTCCCCTGCGAACCCTGTCGCACAATCTGAATCAAATTCCACGCACTCGCCCCGTGGTGTTGTACTGTTCCTCCGGTTATCGATCGGCAATGGGAGTAATGACACTGCACCTATTAGGCTATGAGAATGTGCAAGGATTTCCACCTAGCTTTGCAGGCTGGAAAAACGCAAAAGAGGCGATCGCTTCCAGATAA
- a CDS encoding cation-translocating P-type ATPase has protein sequence MPSLHQPLWALSFEEVYESLGTAANGLSQDEAIERLKKFGANELPEPAHRPLWLRFADQLTHFMALLLWVAGILAFISRTPELGWAVWAVIWINAIFSFSQEFQAEKALSALKKVLPTQVKVYRDGELKEIPARELVRGDVIQLEEGDRISADARLISAESLYLDVSVMTGESLPVARNPSPVSLREAIPVRGGKTILRQGEQPLQEMVNPSEITNLVLAGSTVAAGRAVAVVYATGAQTEFGQVAHLTTVVKREPSTLEIQVARIVRIITAIAIGMGLTVFLLSYLLIGMDATESFIFAIGIIVANVPEGLLPTVTLALALGVKRMARRNALVRRLSAVETLSATTVICTDKTGTLTKNEMTVRYLWLPPQPPSNTANTNPDISTKALIEITGAGYDPTNGKINIPSDSKIAWKAKILLIGSALCSNARLVHLNAPNRWQEIGDPTEAALLVAAAKAELNLENLQKQYPRLREIPFDSRRLMMTVVLNWQSSELWANEAPHLAFTKGAPLEVLKHCHLILRDGEAQELTHDYWDEVVKANDDLARQGFRVLGLAARKGGQELLDLKVEDLEQDLIFIGLVAMFDPPRPEVSKAIAQCHQAGIKVTMVTGDYGLTAEAIARQIGLVSEQVRVVTGESMGHLSDAQLQQVVKYRFGLVFARMSPEHKLRLVQAYKDIGEIVAVTGDGVNDAPALRAANIGIAMGQNGTDVAREAADIVLTDDNFATIVVAIEQGRAIYQNIRKFMTYILASNVPEVVPFLGMVAFKIPPALTILQILAVDLGTDMVPALALGAESPEAGIMDRPPRPKEEFLLNIPLLLRAYLFIGAIEAVLSMLGFMIVWWSYGYSLADLQQVTPAILSHTADPTVTAIYRQATTMTLAAIVACQVGNLFACRSDWSSVFRQSWSNNSLLWLGITVECVALFAFIDFPPFRQVFGTASLANWHWLILLACPPILISVEELRKLLLRNQRRGNVKRAF, from the coding sequence ATGCCATCATTACACCAACCATTATGGGCATTATCATTTGAAGAGGTCTATGAATCTTTAGGCACTGCTGCCAATGGATTATCGCAGGATGAAGCTATAGAGAGATTAAAGAAATTTGGTGCAAATGAATTACCTGAACCCGCCCATCGTCCATTGTGGCTAAGGTTTGCTGATCAATTGACACACTTTATGGCTTTGCTGCTGTGGGTTGCAGGAATTTTGGCATTTATTTCGCGCACACCTGAACTGGGCTGGGCAGTCTGGGCGGTGATTTGGATTAATGCCATCTTTAGCTTTTCGCAAGAGTTTCAAGCCGAAAAAGCTCTATCTGCTTTAAAAAAAGTCTTGCCGACGCAGGTAAAAGTCTATCGTGATGGTGAACTCAAGGAGATTCCTGCTAGAGAACTGGTACGCGGCGATGTCATACAATTGGAAGAAGGCGATCGCATTTCCGCAGATGCCCGTTTGATTTCGGCAGAAAGTTTATATCTTGATGTATCGGTGATGACAGGCGAATCTCTGCCTGTAGCACGAAATCCTTCCCCTGTAAGTCTGCGCGAGGCGATTCCGGTGCGTGGTGGCAAAACCATTCTGCGCCAAGGGGAACAGCCCTTGCAAGAAATGGTAAATCCATCGGAAATTACCAACCTCGTTTTAGCAGGTTCCACCGTGGCAGCAGGAAGAGCAGTGGCGGTAGTCTATGCGACGGGCGCACAGACCGAATTTGGTCAGGTGGCGCATTTAACCACGGTGGTGAAACGCGAACCAAGTACTTTAGAAATTCAAGTTGCCCGCATCGTGCGAATTATCACAGCGATCGCAATTGGTATGGGTTTGACAGTATTTCTACTTAGTTATTTGCTAATTGGCATGGATGCCACCGAGAGCTTTATTTTTGCGATCGGGATTATTGTTGCCAATGTCCCTGAAGGATTACTGCCAACAGTAACGCTGGCATTAGCGCTCGGCGTGAAACGAATGGCGCGGCGCAATGCCCTTGTAAGGCGGCTCTCGGCAGTGGAAACCCTCAGCGCTACTACGGTGATTTGCACGGATAAAACTGGCACATTGACCAAAAATGAAATGACGGTACGTTATCTCTGGCTTCCTCCTCAACCGCCATCAAATACTGCAAATACTAATCCTGATATATCAACTAAGGCGCTGATTGAAATCACGGGTGCAGGCTACGATCCCACTAATGGCAAAATCAACATTCCCTCGGACTCCAAAATTGCTTGGAAAGCCAAGATTTTGCTAATCGGGTCAGCACTTTGTTCTAATGCCCGTCTGGTGCATCTCAATGCGCCTAATCGTTGGCAAGAAATTGGCGATCCGACAGAGGCGGCTCTATTAGTAGCGGCGGCCAAAGCGGAACTAAATTTAGAAAATCTCCAAAAGCAGTACCCACGCCTACGGGAAATTCCCTTTGACTCTCGCCGCCTGATGATGACTGTGGTGTTGAATTGGCAATCTTCAGAGTTATGGGCAAATGAGGCTCCTCATCTTGCTTTCACTAAAGGCGCACCATTAGAAGTGCTGAAACATTGCCATTTGATTTTGCGCGATGGTGAGGCGCAGGAGTTGACTCACGACTATTGGGATGAAGTTGTCAAAGCAAATGATGATTTAGCACGACAAGGATTTCGGGTGTTAGGTCTGGCGGCGCGTAAAGGTGGGCAGGAATTGCTCGATCTGAAAGTAGAGGATTTAGAGCAAGACCTGATCTTCATCGGTCTGGTGGCAATGTTTGATCCGCCGCGTCCCGAAGTATCGAAAGCGATCGCCCAATGTCATCAAGCTGGAATCAAAGTAACGATGGTAACGGGTGATTATGGACTGACTGCTGAAGCGATCGCCCGCCAAATTGGTTTAGTTAGCGAACAGGTGCGAGTGGTTACGGGTGAAAGTATGGGACATCTCTCCGATGCCCAATTGCAACAAGTGGTGAAATATCGCTTCGGTTTAGTGTTTGCGCGGATGTCGCCTGAACATAAATTACGATTGGTGCAAGCTTACAAAGACATCGGCGAAATTGTGGCAGTTACAGGTGATGGTGTGAATGATGCCCCCGCCTTACGAGCGGCAAATATCGGCATTGCGATGGGGCAGAACGGTACGGATGTGGCACGAGAAGCGGCAGATATTGTGCTGACCGATGATAACTTTGCCACGATTGTGGTAGCGATCGAGCAAGGACGGGCGATTTATCAAAATATCCGCAAGTTCATGACCTACATCCTTGCGTCGAATGTGCCAGAAGTCGTGCCATTTTTAGGCATGGTTGCTTTCAAGATTCCACCCGCGCTGACGATTTTGCAGATTCTTGCCGTAGATTTAGGCACAGACATGGTTCCTGCCCTAGCTCTCGGTGCAGAATCTCCCGAAGCTGGGATTATGGATCGTCCACCCCGTCCCAAAGAAGAGTTTCTGCTCAATATTCCCTTATTATTACGCGCCTATCTCTTTATCGGTGCGATCGAAGCAGTTTTATCAATGTTGGGCTTTATGATTGTCTGGTGGAGCTATGGCTATTCCTTGGCAGATTTGCAACAAGTCACGCCCGCGATCCTTTCCCATACAGCCGATCCCACAGTGACGGCAATCTATCGCCAAGCAACAACTATGACTCTGGCTGCGATCGTGGCTTGTCAAGTGGGTAACTTATTCGCCTGTCGGTCTGATTGGAGTTCTGTATTCCGTCAGTCGTGGTCAAATAATAGTTTGCTTTGGTTAGGAATAACTGTTGAATGTGTTGCTCTATTTGCATTCATCGACTTCCCACCCTTCAGACAAGTATTTGGAACGGCTTCACTAGCCAATTGGCATTGGTTGATTTTGTTAGCCTGTCCACCCATTTTGATTAGTGTAGAAGAACTTCGCAAGCTATTACTTCGTAATCAGCGACGAGGCAATGTTAAAAGAGCTTTTTAG
- a CDS encoding IS4 family transposase, which produces MVEDEVIAEQLERLLTPAITNQENYYRKLGLRERILNLPLMMAAVLTLLWRDVAGVRELTRMLARDGFLWCNPTKVSQQAVSQRFLTFPSELFEKVFKDLLPSLRAAWHSRNKRPLPESIQFTLLKFEKIWIVDGSTLEALFRKIQSLEEAQRGQLAGKMSTVIDLMTRLPVEIWFEENPKASDTKLEENILNLVRAGTLLLLDRGFYHFNFWHQLIENKVDFITRIKKGAAIKVEQVLTDSYGLRDRKIRLGSGTKKTPFITLRLIEVRSGKTWHSYLTSVLDPHVLPPYVVADLYRRRWRIEDAFNIVKRLLGLSYLWTGSINGIKLQIWATWLFYAVLVDLGDAVADELSLPFDEISLEMIYRGLYHFTMAHQKGNTTDTIKYFADPQNRDLGIIKQKRKPNVKLIVAPFPDLQRGSDQFFFSDSLKAS; this is translated from the coding sequence ATGGTGGAAGACGAAGTAATTGCAGAGCAACTGGAAAGATTACTGACACCAGCGATTACAAATCAAGAAAATTACTACCGAAAACTAGGACTCAGGGAACGGATACTGAATTTACCATTGATGATGGCTGCGGTGCTGACCTTGTTATGGAGAGATGTAGCAGGAGTCAGGGAACTGACAAGAATGTTAGCCAGAGACGGTTTTCTGTGGTGTAATCCCACAAAAGTTAGTCAACAAGCAGTATCACAGAGATTTTTGACATTTCCATCAGAATTATTTGAAAAAGTATTTAAAGATTTATTGCCTAGTTTGAGAGCGGCTTGGCATAGTAGAAATAAACGTCCATTACCAGAAAGTATTCAGTTTACATTATTAAAATTCGAGAAAATTTGGATAGTAGACGGGTCAACACTGGAGGCATTGTTTAGGAAAATACAAAGTTTAGAGGAAGCTCAAAGAGGACAATTAGCAGGAAAGATGAGTACAGTCATTGATTTAATGACCAGATTACCTGTAGAAATTTGGTTTGAAGAAAATCCTAAAGCTTCTGATACTAAACTAGAAGAAAATATCCTAAATTTAGTTAGAGCCGGAACTTTACTCTTATTAGATAGAGGTTTTTATCACTTTAACTTTTGGCATCAATTAATCGAGAATAAAGTTGACTTTATTACCAGAATAAAGAAAGGAGCAGCAATCAAAGTAGAACAGGTGTTGACAGATAGTTATGGACTGCGAGACCGGAAGATACGTCTCGGTTCTGGCACTAAAAAGACTCCGTTTATAACTTTACGTTTGATTGAAGTAAGGTCGGGAAAAACATGGCATTCTTATTTAACCAGCGTCCTAGACCCTCATGTTTTACCCCCTTATGTAGTAGCAGATTTATATCGGCGGCGTTGGCGAATTGAAGATGCTTTTAATATAGTCAAAAGACTCTTGGGGTTAAGTTATTTATGGACAGGTTCAATTAATGGAATTAAGTTACAAATTTGGGCGACGTGGTTATTTTATGCGGTTTTAGTAGATTTAGGTGATGCCGTAGCGGATGAACTCTCTCTACCCTTTGATGAAATCTCATTAGAAATGATTTATCGTGGTCTTTACCATTTTACAATGGCTCATCAAAAAGGTAACACAACAGATACTATTAAGTATTTTGCTGACCCTCAAAATCGAGATTTAGGTATTATCAAACAGAAGCGAAAACCAAACGTTAAGTTAATTGTCGCTCCTTTTCCTGATCTCCAACGAGGGTCTGACCAGTTTTTTTTCAGCGATTCTCTCAAAGCCTCTTGA
- a CDS encoding Uma2 family endonuclease produces the protein MEETNPERHEYRNGEIITMSGGSESHSAIASNFLIYLGFLLRDTDFRLYNSDLLFLDS, from the coding sequence ATGGAAGAAACCAACCCTGAACGCCATGAATACCGTAACGGAGAGATTATTACTATGTCGGGAGGGTCGGAATCTCATAGTGCAATCGCTAGCAATTTTTTAATTTACTTAGGATTTTTACTGAGAGACACGGATTTCCGTTTGTATAATAGCGATTTGCTTTTTTTGGATTCCTGA
- a CDS encoding response regulator codes for MTSHNILVIEDSKDMKWLFEEFFNLLPAHHFEMSIYNGRDALKFLKCHRVSIILIDFPVLGAWELFEYVQAHPTLRFVPLVVMSGAKKHFIDEFPKPFEYFEHCKKPFRPAELKQAVRSAINKAKLRYLQEKSHIFGEIS; via the coding sequence ATGACTTCTCATAATATTCTGGTTATTGAAGATTCCAAAGATATGAAATGGTTGTTTGAGGAATTTTTTAACTTACTGCCTGCACACCACTTTGAGATGTCCATTTATAATGGACGTGATGCTTTAAAATTCCTCAAATGTCACAGAGTTAGCATCATCTTGATTGATTTTCCAGTTCTCGGTGCTTGGGAGCTTTTTGAGTACGTTCAAGCTCATCCGACATTAAGATTTGTTCCCCTTGTAGTTATGTCAGGAGCAAAAAAACATTTTATCGATGAATTTCCAAAGCCTTTTGAATATTTTGAACATTGTAAAAAACCATTTAGACCAGCAGAACTTAAGCAAGCAGTCCGTTCAGCGATTAACAAAGCAAAATTGCGGTATCTCCAAGAAAAAAGCCACATCTTTGGTGAGATTAGTTAG
- a CDS encoding methyltransferase has product MSTPSPGLFFNTVNAYQRSAAIKAAVELNLFTAISQGIESSQSLAQKCQTSERGMRILCDYLVIIGFMTKEAEGYRLTSDSAMFLDRQSKFYMGDAIEFLLSPMITNGFNDLTAAVLKGGTAVSSQGTLSPEHPVWVQFAKAMSPMMANPAQLIAQLVNENKIEPLKVLDISASHGLFGIAIAQHNPNAEIFGVDWASVLEVAKENARIKGVGSRYHTIVGSAFEVDYSNDYDLVLLPNFLHHFDVATCERLLRKIKASLVVDGRVLVFEFIPNSDRITPPDAAAFSLVMLATTPSGDAYTFAEYESMFSNAGFSHCQLHSLSPTEQQVIVAYR; this is encoded by the coding sequence ATGTCAACACCCTCACCTGGACTATTCTTCAATACAGTTAACGCTTACCAACGCAGCGCGGCAATTAAAGCCGCAGTTGAATTGAATCTTTTTACTGCCATCAGTCAAGGAATTGAGTCAAGTCAATCATTGGCACAAAAGTGTCAAACCTCTGAACGAGGTATGCGAATATTGTGCGATTATTTGGTGATTATCGGCTTTATGACAAAGGAAGCTGAAGGCTATAGGCTCACTTCAGATTCAGCGATGTTTTTGGATCGGCAAAGCAAATTTTATATGGGAGATGCAATTGAATTTTTACTATCTCCCATGATAACTAACGGTTTCAATGACCTGACTGCTGCTGTCCTCAAGGGAGGAACTGCCGTATCGTCCCAAGGAACTTTATCACCAGAACATCCAGTATGGGTGCAATTTGCAAAAGCTATGTCACCAATGATGGCAAATCCCGCACAATTAATCGCTCAGTTGGTGAATGAGAATAAAATAGAGCCTCTGAAAGTGTTGGATATTTCAGCAAGTCATGGCTTGTTTGGTATTGCAATTGCCCAACATAACCCGAATGCCGAAATTTTTGGTGTTGATTGGGCATCTGTTTTAGAGGTTGCTAAAGAAAACGCCAGGATAAAAGGAGTAGGTTCGCGTTACCATACAATTGTCGGTAGCGCTTTTGAAGTAGATTACAGCAATGACTACGATCTAGTTTTACTGCCTAACTTCTTACATCATTTTGATGTAGCAACATGTGAACGGTTACTGAGAAAGATCAAAGCTTCGCTGGTTGTTGATGGAAGAGTTCTCGTTTTTGAGTTTATTCCTAACTCTGATCGCATTACGCCACCTGATGCTGCTGCTTTCAGCTTAGTCATGCTAGCAACAACCCCTAGTGGCGATGCCTATACATTTGCAGAGTACGAAAGTATGTTTAGCAATGCTGGTTTTTCCCATTGCCAACTTCATTCACTCTCGCCTACTGAACAGCAAGTAATAGTTGCATATAGATGA